The genomic window TCGCAGTCGCCGTGGGTCGGCGGCCGGGCGATCCCCGAGGGCGAGGGCGGCTGGCGCACCGTGGCGCCCAGCCCGCAGGCGTTCGAGGGCCACCCGGAGCCGGACGAGCTCGGCGTCGAGCAGATCGGCGAGATCGTGCGCGCCTTCGCGGCCGCGGCCGAGCGGGCGCTGGCGGCCGGCTTCCAGGCGGTGGAGGTGCACGGTGCGCACGGCTACCTCACCCACTCCTTCCTCTCTCCGAACTCCAACCACCGCACCGACGCCTACGGCGGCTCCTTCGAGAACCGGATCAGGTTCGCGCTGGAGGTCTCGGCCGCGGTCCGCGCCGTCTGGCCCGCCGACCTGCCGGTCTTCTTCCGCACCTCGGCCACCGACTGGCTGACCGAGAACCCCGAGGACGAGCGGGAGGGCTGGACCGGCGAGGACACTGTGCGGCTGGCCAAGGAGCTGCAGGCCATCGGCATCGACCTGCTGGACGTCTCCACCGGCGGCCTGGTGCCGGGCGCGCGGATCCCGGTCGAGCCCGGCTACCAGGTGCCGTTCGCCGAGCAGGTGCGCGGCTCCACCGGGCTGCCGGTCGGCGCCGTCGGGCTGATCACCGAGGCCGCGCAGGCCGAGCAGATCATCGCCGACGGGCGCGCGGACGTCGTGCTGCTCGGCCGCGAGCTGCTGCGCAACCCGTACTGGGCGCAGCACGCCGCGCGCGAACTGGGTGCCGAGCGCCGCTGGCCCTCGCAGTACGCCGTCGCCGTCGGCGCCCAGGGCTGAGCACCCGCCGTCCGCCCCGCGGTGTGGGTCAGCGGGGCGGACGGCTGCCGGTGAGGGGTGAGTCGCGCCCGGGGCCGCGGCGGCGCTGGGCGGCGATCTGACGCGCGATCACGACCTCCAGCAGGCACCAGAGGATCCCGAACACGCCCACCCCGCTGATCAGCAGCGCCACCGCCATGGTCCGCCGGGCGTGGGCGAGCGAGGCGAGCGTGGCGACGGTCAGGCCGACCTGCGTGAAGGCCACGAAGAGCACGGTGCGCACGGCTGCCGCGCGCACCTCGTCCGGCATCCGTCGGCGTGCAGCGGACATCGGTGGCAACCCCCGGGTGAGCGAACTGGGCGGTCTGGCGCGCCCTTATGTACCGATTGCCCGCCGCGCCCGGCGCGAAACCGTGCGGCAGGCGCACGCCCCCCGCGTGCGTCAGAGCTGTTCCCCCGACTGTTCCCCCGGCTGGGCAGCCGGTCGGGCGAGCGGCTGGGCAGCCGGTCGGGCGTCCAACTCGGTGGCCAGTTCCGCCAGCGCACCCGTGACGATGGTGCGCATCGCCTGCTCCGCCCGGTCGGGCG from Kitasatospora sp. NBC_01250 includes these protein-coding regions:
- a CDS encoding NADH:flavin oxidoreductase/NADH oxidase; protein product: MSALFEPITLRGLTVPNRVWMAPMCMYSAAAEGPETGVATDFHLTHLASRAAGGAGLVIVEATAVLPEGRISPFDLGLWNERQQQELARVTAAIRGYGSVPAIQLAHAGRKASSQSPWVGGRAIPEGEGGWRTVAPSPQAFEGHPEPDELGVEQIGEIVRAFAAAAERALAAGFQAVEVHGAHGYLTHSFLSPNSNHRTDAYGGSFENRIRFALEVSAAVRAVWPADLPVFFRTSATDWLTENPEDEREGWTGEDTVRLAKELQAIGIDLLDVSTGGLVPGARIPVEPGYQVPFAEQVRGSTGLPVGAVGLITEAAQAEQIIADGRADVVLLGRELLRNPYWAQHAARELGAERRWPSQYAVAVGAQG